The Candidatus Binatia bacterium DNA window AAGAGCGGCAAAGCATCCCGCCGCATTTTCTGTCGAAGATCTTGCGGTCGTTGGTCGGCGCTGGGTTTCTGGCGTCCGTACCCGGAGCCCATGGCGGGTTTCGTCTGGGGCGACCGCCACACGGCATATCGGTGCGCGCGGTCTACGAGAGTATCGAGGGGAACCTGTCACTCGTTGACTGCGTTGATCACCGCGAATCCTTTTGCAGTTTTGCCCCTGTCTGTACGCAGATCGAAATCTGGACCGGCGCGCAAAAGGTCCTGGCCGAGTATTTGGAGGACATCTCGATCGGAGACATCGCGGATCGTCACGGACTGGTGCTGCGCCTGCGTGACACCTCGCCGCACCCTTTGCGGCGCGAGTCCAAGGCGACCTGAAGGAGGAGGCAATGGCCTACATCATCACCCGCTTGTGCAGAGACTGCGTCGATACCGACTGCGTGGCGGTGTGCCCGGTCGACTGCATCTACCGCTACACGGGAACCGACGCCGAGACCTTCCCCAATCAGCTCTATATCCACCCCGACGAATGCATCGACTGCGGCGCCTGCGAGCCGGAATGCCCGTGGCAGGCGATTTTCGAAGAGGCGGCGGTCCCCGACATCTTCGCCGACGATACGCCGCTGAACTACAAGATCATGGAGCACAGCAGCGACTTCGAGGTCGCCAAG harbors:
- a CDS encoding Rrf2 family transcriptional regulator, which produces MPVQLMQRSPSRHNLPRSSIMNVGRRVDYAIRALCYLAAQPPERIVRRAEIQERQSIPPHFLSKILRSLVGAGFLASVPGAHGGFRLGRPPHGISVRAVYESIEGNLSLVDCVDHRESFCSFAPVCTQIEIWTGAQKVLAEYLEDISIGDIADRHGLVLRLRDTSPHPLRRESKAT
- a CDS encoding 4Fe-4S dicluster domain-containing protein: MAYIITRLCRDCVDTDCVAVCPVDCIYRYTGTDAETFPNQLYIHPDECIDCGACEPECPWQAIFEEAAVPDIFADDTPLNYKIMEHSSDFEVAKHEQKPKPAAEEIEANKRKWGLVT